The Methylotenera sp. G11 genome includes a window with the following:
- a CDS encoding cytochrome b: MNQPSARYTRTAIVLHWLIALGIFAMFALGWYMSELPKDAPKQMGFDLFDLGIYTWQLAAEASPRTFYYNLHKSIGVTLLALIIIRVLWRITHRAPALLASYKNWEKKLATGTHHLLYLLMVAMPLSGLIMAVNSKYGIKWFGIDFIGGLDNAAYRDFFKEVHETVGAMLLIIVILHILGALKHKFIDKDGTMKRMSLK, from the coding sequence ATGAATCAACCCTCAGCACGCTATACCAGAACCGCCATTGTTTTACACTGGCTGATAGCCCTTGGCATTTTTGCCATGTTTGCACTTGGCTGGTACATGAGCGAATTACCTAAAGACGCTCCCAAGCAAATGGGATTTGACCTGTTTGATTTAGGTATCTACACCTGGCAGCTTGCTGCAGAGGCCAGCCCGAGAACCTTCTACTACAACCTGCATAAATCTATCGGTGTAACACTATTGGCCCTGATCATTATCCGTGTTCTTTGGCGCATCACGCACCGTGCGCCGGCGTTATTGGCTTCCTACAAAAACTGGGAGAAAAAACTGGCTACCGGCACACATCACTTGCTCTATTTGCTCATGGTGGCAATGCCGCTCAGCGGCCTGATCATGGCGGTAAACAGCAAATATGGCATCAAATGGTTTGGCATTGATTTCATCGGCGGCCTGGATAACGCAGCTTACCGTGATTTTTTCAAAGAAGTACACGAAACGGTTGGCGCCATGCTTTTGATTATCGTCATTCTGCACATTCTAGGTGCATTGAAACATAAGTTTATTGATAAAGACGGAACCATGAAACGCATGTCTTTAAAGTAA
- a CDS encoding quinoprotein relay system zinc metallohydrolase 2, which translates to MRILMITMSMLALVGCSMVSSSHADSQVSHEAFAVEQVADGIYVHHGKHLDIDTGYQGDICNIGFIVGSKGVAVIDSGGSLKTGKQLREAIRKVTPLPVLYVVNTHVHPDHVYGNAAFLADKPAFVGHEKLANAMELRRDQYAKLNERLLHADANGSDLVKPTLTVKDKLTLDLGDRKLELTAHAAAHTNTDVSLIDDRTGTLFTGDLLFIERTPVVETDIKGLIAEIEKLKASPAKQVVPGHGPVTKDWVAALENAQRYLNQLLADVRASIRKNEGMEKAMETAAAAEKDKWQLFEVANRRNVNTIYPALEWE; encoded by the coding sequence ATGCGTATTTTAATGATAACCATGAGTATGCTGGCGCTAGTGGGCTGCAGCATGGTCAGCTCAAGTCACGCAGACTCACAGGTCAGCCATGAAGCTTTCGCTGTGGAGCAAGTGGCTGATGGCATTTATGTGCATCATGGCAAGCATCTGGATATTGATACCGGCTATCAGGGAGATATCTGTAATATCGGTTTTATCGTGGGCAGCAAAGGCGTAGCGGTGATTGATAGCGGTGGCAGCCTGAAAACAGGCAAGCAATTGCGTGAGGCAATTCGCAAGGTGACTCCGCTGCCGGTGTTGTATGTGGTGAATACCCATGTGCATCCGGACCATGTATATGGCAATGCTGCGTTTCTGGCTGATAAACCTGCTTTTGTAGGTCATGAAAAATTAGCCAACGCTATGGAGCTTCGCCGTGACCAGTATGCGAAACTGAATGAAAGGTTATTGCATGCCGATGCGAATGGCAGTGACCTGGTCAAACCCACGCTGACCGTGAAAGATAAACTCACGCTGGACCTGGGCGATAGGAAGCTGGAATTGACGGCCCATGCCGCCGCCCACACCAATACCGATGTATCGCTGATTGATGACAGAACCGGTACCCTGTTCACCGGCGATCTGCTTTTCATAGAACGCACACCGGTAGTCGAAACCGACATCAAGGGTTTGATCGCAGAGATTGAAAAACTGAAAGCAAGTCCGGCAAAGCAAGTGGTGCCCGGCCATGGCCCTGTGACTAAAGACTGGGTTGCCGCATTAGAAAATGCGCAGCGCTACCTGAATCAGTTGCTGGCGGATGTACGTGCAAGCATCAGAAAAAACGAAGGCATGGAAAAAGCGATGGAAACCGCAGCGGCAGCTGAAAAGGATAAATGGCAGCTATTCGAGGTTGCTAACCGGCGCAACGTCAATACGATTTACCCGGCACTGGAATGGGAATAA
- a CDS encoding phage holin family protein, producing MAETPHQPAEGLLNSLKNLTVTLIAIIHTRLELLSTDLEEGRERFISLLAMAFVSLFSLCFGAVLLTILVVVVFWDTHRLLVLGSLTGLFLITGAVLGAVVVSKLKSMPRMFEASLAELIKDHQEIDIDR from the coding sequence ATGGCAGAAACACCTCACCAGCCGGCAGAAGGCTTGCTGAACTCCCTCAAGAACCTGACCGTAACACTCATTGCGATCATTCACACCCGCCTTGAGTTGCTGAGTACCGATCTGGAAGAAGGGCGCGAGCGCTTTATTTCATTGCTGGCCATGGCCTTTGTTTCACTGTTCAGCCTGTGTTTTGGCGCAGTGCTGCTGACAATCCTGGTCGTGGTTGTGTTCTGGGATACGCACCGTTTACTGGTGCTGGGTTCGCTCACGGGGCTGTTCCTGATCACAGGCGCAGTATTGGGGGCAGTCGTGGTAAGCAAGTTGAAATCCATGCCGCGGATGTTTGAAGCAAGCCTTGCCGAGCTCATCAAAGACCACCAGGAAATTGACATCGATCGCTAA
- the fae gene encoding formaldehyde-activating enzyme: MSKIIFKAGEATVFSEGKDVTAAMPEILIGAVDGPVGQAFANLMAQSKGHTAMFAVRDINQLVRPVCMTVPKVTLKGSTDVGLFGGVVQAATADAILDCVIEGIIPKEQANDLCIISLVWIDPGCIPLEKEGKLDKADMYKNNYEATKLAIKRALNNEPSIDELIANRHKIKHCMWEDSWDQK; encoded by the coding sequence ATGTCAAAGATCATTTTCAAAGCGGGTGAAGCTACCGTATTCAGCGAAGGTAAAGACGTAACCGCTGCTATGCCTGAAATCTTAATCGGTGCTGTAGATGGCCCGGTAGGCCAGGCATTTGCCAATCTGATGGCGCAAAGCAAAGGCCATACGGCAATGTTCGCAGTGCGTGACATTAACCAGCTGGTGCGTCCAGTTTGCATGACCGTGCCAAAAGTTACCTTAAAAGGCAGTACCGATGTAGGCTTGTTCGGCGGCGTAGTGCAAGCTGCGACTGCAGATGCGATTCTGGACTGTGTGATCGAAGGCATCATCCCGAAAGAGCAAGCGAACGACTTGTGCATCATCAGCCTGGTGTGGATCGACCCAGGTTGCATCCCGCTGGAAAAAGAAGGCAAGCTGGACAAAGCCGACATGTACAAGAACAACTACGAAGCTACTAAACTGGCGATCAAACGTGCATTGAACAATGAGCCGTCAATTGATGAATTGATTGCAAACCGTCATAAGATCAAGCACTGTATGTGGGAAGATTCCTGGGATCAAAAGTAA
- the mutY gene encoding A/G-specific adenine glycosylase, whose translation MTDFSSRLIVWQKQHGRHDLPWQNTTDPYAIWVSEIMLQQTQVTAVIGYYSKFMQRFPTIAALADATQDEVLQHWSGLGYYSRARNLHNAAQTIMDEHGGVFPQDFATIQALPGIGRSTAAAIASFAFNQVQTILDGNVKRVLARHFAVEGWPGTPKIEKELWSLAESLLPKTEMVAYTQGLMDLGATLCSRSRPQCLNCPLLASCQAYRQQRVNQLPTPKPRKATPEKHTIMLILLQGDSVMLEKRPPSGIWGGLWSFPELEQGSDYTDIVQQRFGMSVCPQKALPELSHAFTHFKLHITPQPLQVNGPLAKTGEPGQVWLSIADALGAAIPTPVRKILQTLLIEGT comes from the coding sequence ATGACTGATTTTTCAAGCCGCCTGATCGTTTGGCAAAAACAACACGGTCGTCATGACCTGCCCTGGCAGAACACGACCGACCCTTACGCCATCTGGGTATCGGAAATCATGCTGCAGCAGACGCAGGTTACGGCGGTCATCGGCTATTACAGCAAGTTCATGCAGCGATTTCCCACCATTGCCGCACTGGCGGATGCGACACAGGATGAAGTGCTGCAGCACTGGAGCGGCCTGGGCTACTACTCAAGGGCGCGCAACCTGCACAATGCCGCACAAACCATTATGGATGAGCATGGCGGGGTGTTTCCGCAAGACTTCGCAACTATCCAGGCATTGCCCGGCATTGGCCGCTCCACAGCAGCGGCTATCGCCTCGTTTGCCTTCAATCAGGTACAGACGATACTCGACGGCAATGTAAAACGCGTACTGGCCAGGCATTTTGCAGTGGAGGGCTGGCCTGGCACGCCTAAGATCGAGAAAGAACTCTGGTCGCTGGCAGAAAGCCTGCTGCCGAAGACAGAGATGGTGGCCTACACCCAGGGCCTGATGGATCTGGGTGCTACGCTATGCAGCAGAAGCAGGCCGCAATGCCTGAACTGCCCGCTGCTTGCGTCCTGCCAGGCTTATCGGCAGCAGCGTGTCAATCAGCTGCCTACGCCCAAACCACGCAAGGCCACGCCGGAAAAACACACCATCATGCTCATATTGCTGCAAGGCGATAGCGTCATGCTGGAAAAACGTCCGCCCAGCGGCATCTGGGGTGGTTTATGGAGCTTTCCGGAGCTTGAGCAGGGTAGTGACTACACCGATATCGTACAGCAGCGATTCGGCATGTCTGTGTGCCCGCAAAAGGCATTGCCGGAATTAAGCCATGCTTTCACACATTTTAAATTGCACATTACACCGCAGCCCCTGCAAGTGAACGGTCCGCTTGCAAAAACCGGTGAGCCCGGCCAGGTCTGGCTAAGCATCGCAGATGCGCTCGGTGCCGCCATTCCAACACCGGTGCGCAAGATACTGCAAACGCTGCTCATTGAGGGCACCTAA
- a CDS encoding AsmA-like C-terminal region-containing protein, with the protein MDLNTVFSKTAKASRAPLPWVGGLSPQFKQVLSLVDGKQNVEEILRSSGKLAKSELQKILLKLEDDGYIQRISSKAAEPEWLNEVGSYSINANNNYNIAVEEIDAAELNFEDAGFGVEGVAEIKPVVEKNAPSATEVPLEPEVERRAQEVKAIKAKREAERRLKAEAAEKARLMAAEQAKRIAEAGAKARQEVERIEREKAEAAAKLKAEAERIAREQAEAAEKARLEAERIAREEAEEQARIAAERKAAEEAAEKARQEAAEQARLEAERIAREEAEAIARAKAEEEARLQAEAERIAREEAEAAEKARLEAERIAREEAEERARIAAERKAAEEAAEKARQEAAEQARLEAERIAREEAEEQARLAAERKAEAEAIEKARLEAERIAREEAEERARLAAERKAAEEAAEKARQEAAEQARLEAERIAREEAEAIARAKAEEAARLQAEAERIAREQAEEQARIAAERKAEAEAAERKLREAERLAREEEKARREAEKIAQAVADKAAREEAKRLAREEKEAKAQRRAEEKARAREMRGPGMLAKFNIQSPKLIKPLLVFVPVAVIVLLGLIHVLNLTMLIEPVERLASASIGERVTVQEVHASLLPQPRLILTGVTVGDSADVRIGSVNIESDVSMLFKDAKVLKLLEISTVTLTPADFGRQMQWINNAAKSDQLKVEHIALKKILFKIADLELEAFNGKVALTPSGELNSVELVNANGNLTLLLSPQNAGSAVTVTASNWQLPLLTPLEFDELTASGQISQGQVSFSRIEAKAFGGTVKAQATLDWTGGLGTSGSFELIKTRLPRLFTAFGSKASVDGALNATATFAGKAAHAADLAGSTEVNASFEVPGGKLNGIALSHAVMAGAVDKPSPEAAFTRFDTLTGNLQFKDGQYRYKQLELKTGQLRARGQIEIDANHIVSGKVNAELMSASRRRQAGFTVSGEVADVKLQ; encoded by the coding sequence ATGGATTTAAACACTGTTTTTAGTAAAACGGCCAAAGCATCGCGTGCGCCATTGCCATGGGTCGGTGGTTTGTCGCCGCAGTTCAAGCAGGTATTATCACTGGTAGACGGCAAGCAAAATGTAGAGGAAATCCTGCGCAGCTCCGGCAAGCTGGCAAAGAGCGAGCTGCAGAAGATCCTGCTCAAGCTGGAAGACGATGGTTACATCCAACGCATTTCAAGTAAGGCAGCAGAGCCGGAATGGCTAAATGAGGTCGGTAGCTATTCCATCAATGCAAATAACAATTACAACATTGCGGTGGAAGAAATTGATGCGGCAGAACTGAATTTTGAAGATGCAGGTTTTGGTGTCGAGGGTGTCGCTGAAATAAAACCGGTTGTTGAAAAAAATGCGCCCTCGGCGACCGAAGTACCCTTAGAGCCAGAAGTTGAACGCAGGGCTCAAGAAGTTAAAGCCATAAAAGCCAAACGGGAAGCCGAGCGCAGATTAAAGGCCGAAGCCGCAGAAAAGGCCAGGCTCATGGCCGCTGAACAAGCAAAGCGCATAGCGGAAGCCGGCGCAAAAGCACGTCAGGAAGTAGAGCGCATAGAGCGTGAAAAGGCTGAAGCCGCTGCCAAATTAAAAGCCGAGGCAGAACGTATTGCGCGTGAACAAGCCGAAGCTGCAGAAAAAGCGAGGCTGGAAGCGGAGCGTATTGCTCGTGAGGAAGCGGAAGAACAGGCGCGTATCGCAGCGGAACGCAAAGCCGCTGAAGAAGCAGCCGAAAAAGCCCGGCAGGAAGCCGCGGAACAGGCGCGGCTAGAAGCAGAACGCATCGCACGCGAAGAAGCCGAAGCCATTGCGCGGGCCAAAGCGGAAGAAGAAGCACGTTTGCAGGCAGAAGCAGAACGCATTGCGCGTGAAGAAGCTGAAGCCGCAGAAAAAGCGAGACTGGAAGCGGAGCGTATCGCCCGTGAAGAAGCGGAAGAACGGGCGCGTATCGCAGCGGAACGCAAAGCCGCTGAAGAAGCAGCCGAAAAAGCCCGGCAGGAAGCCGCGGAACAGGCGCGGCTAGAAGCAGAACGCATCGCCCGTGAGGAAGCCGAAGAACAGGCACGTCTTGCAGCGGAACGCAAAGCAGAAGCCGAAGCTATAGAAAAAGCGAGACTGGAAGCGGAGCGTATCGCCCGTGAAGAAGCGGAAGAGCGGGCACGTCTTGCAGCGGAACGCAAAGCCGCTGAAGAAGCAGCCGAAAAAGCCCGGCAGGAAGCCGCGGAACAGGCCCGCCTGGAAGCGGAACGTATCGCACGCGAAGAAGCCGAAGCGATTGCCAGGGCCAAGGCGGAAGAAGCAGCGCGTTTGCAGGCAGAAGCAGAACGTATTGCGCGTGAACAAGCCGAAGAACAGGCGCGTATCGCGGCAGAACGTAAAGCCGAGGCCGAAGCCGCAGAGCGGAAGTTGCGTGAAGCGGAGCGGCTGGCACGTGAAGAAGAAAAAGCGCGCCGCGAAGCCGAGAAAATCGCGCAGGCAGTAGCCGACAAAGCAGCGCGTGAGGAGGCGAAACGCCTTGCCCGGGAAGAAAAGGAGGCCAAGGCCCAGCGCAGGGCTGAAGAAAAAGCCCGTGCCAGGGAAATGCGCGGACCGGGCATGCTGGCTAAATTCAACATTCAATCACCCAAGCTCATCAAACCCTTGCTGGTTTTTGTTCCGGTAGCCGTGATCGTGCTGCTTGGCCTGATACATGTGCTTAACCTGACCATGCTGATCGAGCCTGTGGAGAGGCTGGCATCAGCCAGTATCGGTGAACGCGTCACGGTGCAGGAAGTGCATGCGTCACTGCTGCCTCAGCCGCGTTTGATACTGACGGGCGTTACTGTAGGCGACAGCGCGGATGTCAGGATTGGTTCCGTGAATATAGAGTCCGATGTGTCCATGCTGTTCAAGGATGCAAAAGTGCTTAAACTGCTTGAAATCAGCACGGTTACACTGACTCCCGCTGATTTTGGCCGCCAGATGCAATGGATCAATAACGCAGCAAAATCAGATCAATTGAAAGTTGAGCATATTGCTTTAAAGAAAATCTTGTTCAAGATTGCAGATCTCGAGCTTGAGGCCTTTAACGGTAAGGTTGCGCTTACTCCGTCCGGGGAGCTGAACAGTGTTGAGCTGGTTAATGCCAATGGCAATCTTACGCTGCTTCTTAGCCCGCAAAACGCCGGCAGTGCCGTTACGGTGACGGCAAGCAACTGGCAGCTGCCGTTATTAACACCTCTGGAGTTCGATGAGCTTACTGCCAGTGGACAGATCAGCCAAGGCCAGGTCAGCTTCAGCCGAATCGAGGCCAAGGCGTTTGGGGGAACGGTCAAGGCGCAGGCTACGCTGGACTGGACAGGCGGCTTGGGCACATCGGGCAGTTTTGAACTGATTAAAACCAGGCTGCCGCGTTTATTCACGGCTTTTGGCAGCAAAGCCTCAGTGGATGGCGCACTTAACGCTACAGCGACGTTTGCAGGCAAGGCTGCCCATGCCGCTGACCTGGCAGGCAGTACGGAAGTCAATGCCAGCTTTGAGGTGCCTGGTGGCAAATTGAATGGCATAGCACTGTCGCATGCCGTGATGGCCGGAGCTGTCGATAAACCTTCACCTGAAGCTGCTTTTACCCGATTCGATACGCTCACCGGCAATCTGCAATTCAAGGATGGGCAATACCGTTACAAACAGCTTGAACTGAAAACCGGACAGCTGCGTGCCCGCGGGCAGATTGAAATTGATGCGAACCATATCGTTTCCGGCAAGGTCAATGCAGAGCTGATGTCAGCATCACGCCGCCGCCAGGCCGGGTTTACCGTCAGTGGCGAGGTTGCGGATGTGAAATTGCAGTAA
- a CDS encoding DUF883 family protein — MSNNIPSTSVTKEQLISDFKVVIADAEALLRATANQGGEAVTNLRAKAEESLAAAKVKLADAQDALIEKGKIAAQATDDYVHEKPWHAVGIAAGVGLVVGLLIGRR; from the coding sequence ATGAGTAATAACATACCAAGCACTTCAGTAACCAAAGAGCAGCTGATCAGTGATTTCAAGGTCGTGATCGCAGATGCCGAGGCATTGCTGCGTGCTACCGCCAACCAGGGCGGCGAAGCCGTGACTAACCTGCGTGCGAAAGCGGAAGAATCGCTGGCGGCGGCAAAAGTGAAACTCGCAGACGCACAGGATGCACTGATTGAAAAAGGTAAAATCGCCGCCCAGGCAACGGACGATTATGTACATGAAAAACCATGGCATGCCGTAGGCATTGCAGCCGGTGTTGGCCTGGTTGTCGGCTTGCTCATCGGCAGGCGCTAG
- a CDS encoding DoxX family membrane protein, with protein sequence MQKYLTTIARILLAQIFLVQVVALVISFMNNPSGYQEYQAGLGSLGLPGIFAPLIILINLIGGLGLLLGYKTKAVALAMAIYVVALIFLLKLPLLQYLAIAGGLLLLNANPNTACSLDNLKK encoded by the coding sequence ATGCAAAAATATTTAACAACCATTGCGCGCATCCTGCTTGCGCAGATTTTCCTGGTTCAGGTAGTCGCTCTCGTGATCAGTTTCATGAACAATCCATCAGGCTATCAGGAATATCAGGCTGGGCTGGGCAGTTTAGGGTTGCCCGGGATTTTCGCGCCATTGATCATTTTAATTAACCTGATAGGCGGACTTGGTTTGCTGCTTGGTTATAAAACCAAAGCTGTCGCTTTAGCCATGGCCATATATGTTGTTGCCCTGATCTTTTTACTCAAGTTGCCGTTATTGCAATATCTGGCAATCGCCGGCGGCCTGCTGCTGTTAAATGCAAACCCGAATACTGCGTGCAGCCTGGACAATCTCAAGAAATAA
- a CDS encoding GNAT family N-acetyltransferase: MDFVIAAVTWQTHAASLKMVREEVFIKEQHVPVALEWDGMDAAARHLLAFNSAGEAIGCARLTGDGSIGRMAVLKPWRGMGVGHGLLAKAVSLYRQQGWQKITLSAQVHAIAFYEQSGFKVCSEPYFDANIQHVDMQLKLLP; the protein is encoded by the coding sequence ATGGATTTTGTGATTGCGGCGGTCACCTGGCAAACACATGCCGCATCATTGAAAATGGTGCGTGAAGAAGTGTTTATCAAAGAGCAGCATGTGCCGGTTGCGCTGGAATGGGACGGGATGGATGCAGCTGCCCGGCACCTTCTGGCATTTAACAGCGCGGGCGAAGCGATAGGCTGCGCAAGGCTGACCGGGGATGGCAGTATAGGGCGTATGGCGGTTCTGAAGCCGTGGCGCGGCATGGGTGTCGGCCATGGCTTGCTGGCAAAGGCCGTTTCATTATATAGGCAGCAGGGTTGGCAGAAGATCACCCTTTCTGCACAGGTACATGCAATCGCTTTTTATGAGCAGTCTGGTTTTAAAGTCTGCAGCGAGCCATATTTTGATGCCAATATCCAGCATGTAGATATGCAGTTGAAGTTATTGCCATGA
- a CDS encoding YqjK family protein has protein sequence MNEKLAALAARRQELVDKAASQRTALTQCMEPLRQPLVIAGHGLEVVRYFRKHPVLMVGVSTLTGVLIRKFHIARINALLQTGWSVFQLVRDIRESIRRD, from the coding sequence ATGAACGAAAAATTAGCTGCACTTGCCGCACGCAGGCAAGAACTGGTTGATAAAGCTGCATCACAGCGCACGGCACTGACACAATGCATGGAACCGCTGCGCCAGCCGCTGGTGATTGCCGGTCACGGCCTGGAAGTGGTGCGTTATTTCAGGAAACACCCAGTGCTGATGGTGGGCGTAAGTACCTTAACCGGCGTACTGATCCGCAAATTCCACATTGCCAGGATTAACGCATTGCTGCAGACTGGCTGGTCTGTATTCCAGCTGGTACGCGACATTCGTGAGTCCATACGCAGGGACTGA